The Thiorhodovibrio litoralis genome includes a window with the following:
- a CDS encoding cytochrome C, producing the protein MSPYTFKSVLTLLVTATLAMSSAHLAFADDDDDDHERGKDDWFESRQAPVVNAIYSEECGSCHMAYQPGLLPPQAWARIMTPDALIDHYGDDASLSEELRAEISAFLGTNATHVSQQMIPGGASNPSATSGGLPRITESAEFKDEHDEIPARLVTGNPEVNSFSQCNACHQKAAEGNYDERWIDIPGHGPWRD; encoded by the coding sequence ATGAGCCCCTATACATTCAAATCTGTTCTGACACTCCTGGTCACCGCCACACTGGCCATGAGCAGCGCCCACTTGGCTTTCGCCGATGATGATGACGATGACCATGAACGCGGCAAAGACGACTGGTTCGAGTCGCGACAGGCGCCGGTCGTCAACGCCATCTACAGTGAGGAATGCGGTTCCTGCCACATGGCCTATCAGCCCGGTCTGCTCCCGCCGCAGGCCTGGGCCAGGATCATGACACCGGATGCGCTGATCGATCACTACGGTGATGATGCCAGCCTGTCCGAGGAACTGCGCGCCGAGATCAGCGCCTTCTTGGGGACCAATGCCACGCATGTGTCGCAGCAGATGATCCCAGGCGGTGCCAGCAATCCGAGCGCGACCTCTGGTGGTCTGCCGCGCATCACCGAAAGCGCCGAGTTCAAGGATGAGCACGACGAGATACCGGCCCGCCTGGTGACAGGCAACCCAGAGGTCAACAGCTTCAGCCAGTGCAACGCCTGCCACCAAAAAGCCGCCGAAGGCAACTATGACGAACGCTGGATCGACATTCCGGGCCATGGTCCCTGGAGGGATTGA
- a CDS encoding DUF1924 domain-containing protein, whose translation MKRHLATALLSASTLILPATPWAADPAAGAAGWVKEYPQADGSKPRSCTTCHGRDLTQPGQHANTGKVIEPLAPSVNPQRLTDAAKIEKWLRRNCRWTIGRECTADEKADFIAYIKTQ comes from the coding sequence ATGAAACGACACCTCGCCACAGCCCTGCTCAGTGCAAGTACCCTGATCCTGCCTGCCACCCCCTGGGCGGCCGACCCAGCCGCTGGAGCAGCGGGTTGGGTCAAGGAATACCCGCAGGCCGATGGTTCCAAGCCGCGCAGTTGCACAACCTGTCATGGTCGCGATCTGACGCAACCGGGACAGCATGCCAACACCGGTAAGGTCATCGAACCCTTGGCCCCCTCGGTAAATCCGCAGCGCCTCACCGATGCCGCCAAGATCGAGAAATGGTTGCGGCGCAACTGTCGCTGGACCATCGGGCGCGAGTGCACCGCCGACGAAAAAGCCGATTTCATTGCCTACATCAAGACCCAATAA
- a CDS encoding PepSY domain-containing protein has protein sequence MTQISIMHPFILIGLLSLLPLQAGADDHDDQADNAGTTRYEQLQDHQRARAARLRGEILPIAEILHHISEQVPGEVIDIELEDETLDGQRVWLYELKILTPDGRRLEVEIDARDGEILELEDDD, from the coding sequence ATGACGCAAATCTCAATCATGCATCCCTTCATCCTCATTGGTCTGCTGAGCCTGCTGCCTCTTCAGGCTGGCGCCGACGATCACGACGATCAGGCAGATAACGCCGGGACCACCAGGTATGAGCAGCTGCAGGATCACCAACGCGCGCGCGCGGCTCGTCTGCGCGGCGAGATCCTGCCGATCGCCGAGATCCTGCATCACATTAGTGAACAGGTCCCGGGCGAAGTGATCGACATTGAACTCGAAGACGAGACGCTTGACGGCCAGCGGGTCTGGCTCTACGAACTCAAGATCCTGACCCCAGACGGGCGCCGCTTGGAGGTCGAGATCGACGCCCGCGATGGTGAAATCCTGGAATTGGAGGACGACGACTGA
- a CDS encoding cytochrome b/b6 domain-containing protein — protein sequence MSNEKPNNTAPPASSPGLETPKRVRVWDPLVRIFHWSLVAGFATAFIVEDDLLSVHVWAGYLVLVLISVRLVWGLIGTRHARFSDFVRSPGAVLAYLRDVTRLRAPRYLGHNPAGGAMIVLLLTCVAATGISGLALYGAEEFAGPLANVMRGLPPFLGDVLEEAHEVLANLTLALILIHVVGVLASSLLHRENLIGGMISGYKRAESE from the coding sequence ATGTCGAACGAAAAGCCGAATAACACCGCCCCCCCTGCCAGTAGCCCCGGCCTCGAGACCCCTAAGCGGGTTCGCGTCTGGGATCCGCTGGTACGGATCTTTCATTGGTCACTGGTAGCCGGGTTTGCCACCGCCTTCATCGTCGAGGACGATCTGCTCAGCGTCCATGTCTGGGCGGGCTATCTGGTGCTTGTCCTGATCAGTGTGCGCCTGGTTTGGGGGCTGATCGGCACGCGCCACGCGCGTTTCAGCGACTTTGTGCGCAGCCCTGGCGCAGTGCTTGCGTATCTGCGTGATGTCACGCGCTTGCGGGCCCCGCGTTATCTGGGCCACAACCCGGCGGGTGGAGCCATGATTGTGCTGCTTCTGACCTGTGTCGCCGCCACCGGAATCAGCGGTCTGGCGCTCTATGGCGCCGAGGAATTCGCCGGTCCACTGGCCAATGTGATGCGTGGTTTGCCACCCTTCTTGGGCGATGTTCTGGAAGAGGCCCATGAGGTGTTGGCCAACCTCACGCTCGCTCTGATCCTGATCCATGTGGTTGGGGTGCTCGCCTCCAGTCTGCTGCATCGCGAGAATCTGATTGGCGGCATGATCAGCGGTTACAAGCGCGCAGAGAGTGAATGA